A single genomic interval of Pyrobaculum arsenaticum DSM 13514 harbors:
- a CDS encoding HEPN domain-containing protein, whose protein sequence is MSGEYSALLRRRALSMLQLADRLLNEGEYDLAALHAEYAAQLYLKSLLFRLTGEEWRGHNVRMLIGLLAYTLEERGLRALADEVMDFAKRNKRILAELEEAHTRSVYGPFQYSRDQATALLHAARSVVELAKRIEKSVFGDRD, encoded by the coding sequence ATGAGCGGCGAATACTCAGCGTTGTTAAGAAGGCGGGCTCTCTCAATGCTCCAGCTTGCCGATAGGTTGCTGAACGAGGGCGAGTACGACTTAGCCGCTCTCCACGCAGAATACGCTGCCCAGCTGTATCTCAAAAGCCTCCTCTTTAGGCTAACCGGCGAGGAGTGGCGCGGCCACAATGTCAGAATGTTAATAGGGCTTTTAGCTTATACGCTTGAGGAGAGGGGGCTGAGGGCGCTGGCAGATGAGGTGATGGACTTCGCCAAGAGGAACAAGAGGATTCTAGCCGAGCTTGAGGAGGCCCATACGCGGTCGGTGTACGGGCCCTTTCAGTACTCCAGAGACCAAGCAACCGCTTTGCTACACGCCGCTAGGAGCGTCGTGGAGCTGGCCAAGAGAATCGAGAAAAGCGTCTTCGGCGACCGTGACTGA
- a CDS encoding nucleotidyltransferase domain-containing protein, whose translation MTDVLLKALAQWRELATTVARAVKEVRPDAEVYVVGGAAESRLTVLSDIDIAVVLPEEPSREEAVGIIEEIFRRAEELGLPLYVPVEIHVVGPQGFQKLTRRGKAVKLSG comes from the coding sequence GTGACTGACGTTCTGCTCAAAGCCTTGGCCCAGTGGAGGGAGCTCGCTACGACAGTGGCGAGGGCGGTCAAAGAGGTGAGGCCAGACGCGGAGGTATACGTCGTTGGAGGGGCCGCCGAGAGCCGCCTAACTGTGTTAAGCGATATCGACATCGCCGTAGTCCTCCCGGAGGAGCCCAGCCGTGAAGAGGCGGTTGGTATAATAGAGGAGATATTCCGAAGGGCGGAGGAGCTCGGCCTCCCGCTCTACGTCCCGGTGGAGATACACGTGGTGGGCCCCCAAGGCTTTCAGAAGCTTACGAGAAGAGGGAAAGCGGTTAAGTTAAGCGGCTGA
- a CDS encoding PaREP1 family protein yields MRAEVVRIPLDKIARARLEESKAEVEVAKKFMEAGLLRNAAGKAFQAWKSYLSYLAIKNQDLFHFEGYKQLGKGLAVPRKEWVLAVVPTTMLAAISEKLREREPDVVELTALALILHEYQYNGPDPSGVVSKIPSDEVAKGLLEHFLKKLEEKLSK; encoded by the coding sequence GTGAGGGCTGAGGTTGTGAGAATTCCGCTAGATAAAATCGCCAGGGCTAGGCTAGAGGAGAGCAAGGCCGAGGTGGAAGTGGCGAAGAAATTTATGGAGGCGGGGCTTTTAAGAAACGCCGCCGGTAAGGCATTTCAGGCGTGGAAGTCCTACCTCTCCTACCTGGCAATAAAAAACCAAGACCTCTTCCACTTCGAGGGCTATAAACAACTGGGTAAGGGCCTAGCCGTTCCGCGCAAAGAGTGGGTACTGGCCGTGGTCCCCACTACGATGCTAGCGGCCATATCCGAAAAGCTGAGGGAAAGAGAGCCCGACGTAGTTGAGCTCACGGCCCTTGCGCTTATCCTGCACGAGTACCAGTACAACGGGCCGGACCCCAGCGGCGTCGTGAGCAAAATACCCTCCGACGAGGTCGCCAAGGGGCTTCTGGAACACTTCTTAAAAAAGCTCGAAGAGAAGCTGTCAAAGTAG
- a CDS encoding dolichol kinase has protein sequence MSDLELAAALGAWVMFVTLVLTRLTYKPLSRLGHMRSVYFNRKIIHILAGGVVAVLVPFFSSWVVPTLSAFAIATFLYIPHKTGRLLWWFQDPDNMYEVSFAVMWGLVVALSWGLLGDWRLGVVPALFMAVGDSATGIVRNLLFKRRTKHWAGNIAMAAVSVPIGWYYLGVAGAAAGLLASFVERFEFPPIDDNVLVPLASFVFLVAVSRWLGIA, from the coding sequence ATGTCGGACTTAGAGCTTGCGGCGGCTTTAGGAGCTTGGGTGATGTTTGTCACCCTCGTGCTGACTAGGCTTACCTACAAGCCGCTGTCGAGGCTGGGCCACATGAGGTCTGTGTACTTCAACCGGAAGATCATACATATCTTAGCAGGCGGGGTAGTCGCAGTGTTGGTGCCCTTCTTCTCCAGCTGGGTTGTGCCTACGCTGTCCGCCTTCGCCATCGCAACCTTTCTCTACATACCGCATAAGACGGGGCGCCTCTTGTGGTGGTTCCAAGACCCCGACAACATGTACGAGGTGTCCTTCGCCGTCATGTGGGGGCTCGTGGTGGCGCTGAGCTGGGGCCTACTCGGCGACTGGAGGCTAGGCGTAGTCCCCGCCCTCTTCATGGCCGTTGGCGACTCAGCCACCGGAATTGTGAGAAACCTCCTCTTCAAAAGGCGTACAAAACACTGGGCCGGCAACATAGCAATGGCCGCAGTCTCGGTGCCGATAGGCTGGTACTACTTGGGCGTGGCGGGCGCGGCCGCGGGGCTTCTCGCCAGCTTTGTCGAGCGTTTTGAGTTCCCGCCTATCGACGACAACGTCTTGGTGCCGCTGGCCTCGTTCGTTTTTCTTGTGGCTGTGAGTCGCTGGTTGGGGATAGCCTAG
- a CDS encoding PaRep2b protein, whose translation MKLNYEKAAVLAALTGDESLRGKKRATLTAKHLFAMARIKGVGWGLLRWYAGVMAERPKHGE comes from the coding sequence ATGAAGCTTAACTACGAGAAAGCCGCCGTGTTGGCGGCGTTAACGGGTGACGAGTCGCTGAGAGGGAAGAAACGAGCGACACTTACCGCCAAGCACCTATTCGCCATGGCGAGGATTAAGGGAGTCGGCTGGGGGCTTTTGAGGTGGTATGCCGGGGTGATGGCCGAGAGGCCCAAACACGGCGAGTAG
- a CDS encoding cysteine hydrolase family protein: MLPESVKVPRVTIVDKVSLPAKKSAVVVVDMQNDFAHPNGKLYGPAAREIIPRIASLLEKARRAGVRVVYTQDTHYPDDPVEFPIWGPHVVKGTWGWQIVDELKPREGDIVIEKMRYDAFFGTPMDHVLRMYGIQHLVVTGTVANICVLHTVASARLRLYDVVVPIDAIAALNEFDYAAALRQMDFLYKVTLTTTEGVEFV; this comes from the coding sequence ATGCTTCCCGAATCTGTAAAAGTTCCCCGAGTCACGATTGTTGACAAGGTGTCCCTCCCCGCAAAGAAGAGCGCGGTGGTCGTGGTTGATATGCAGAACGACTTCGCCCACCCAAACGGCAAGCTCTACGGCCCCGCGGCCCGGGAGATAATCCCACGCATAGCGTCTCTCCTGGAGAAGGCGAGGAGGGCCGGGGTCAGGGTTGTATACACCCAGGACACCCACTACCCCGACGACCCCGTGGAGTTCCCCATATGGGGACCGCACGTGGTTAAGGGGACCTGGGGCTGGCAAATCGTCGACGAGCTCAAGCCGAGGGAGGGCGACATCGTAATAGAGAAGATGAGATACGACGCCTTCTTCGGCACGCCCATGGATCACGTATTGAGAATGTACGGCATACAACACCTAGTGGTGACGGGCACTGTGGCCAACATATGCGTCCTACACACGGTGGCCAGCGCCAGGCTGAGGCTGTACGACGTTGTGGTGCCCATAGACGCAATCGCCGCCCTCAACGAGTTCGACTACGCCGCGGCTCTCAGGCAGATGGACTTCCTCTACAAAGTGACGCTGACCACCACCGAGGGGGTCGAGTTCGTTTAA
- a CDS encoding SLC13 family permease encodes MDIGLLATLSAVVATVALSFRYRADIVSFTSLMILVLAGVYEVGEALSFLISPAVIVLFGSMVLSGVIADSGLLDRLARYVSIKARHIAVASLLLYFVAGVASGFVSDVAIVLAMAVLISDVARRLGAPPAAYVMPLAFAVALGGRLTMVGNAGNVILLDIYQSTTGERLSIFAFTLPAFLALAISIPLLLLISFYARRFVPQLSTAVKFVVALAEVGEALDGKSRKEVEKAYRVKILSKDRFLLKYSVVLIKITAGDIPSLMASKDLRLTPLGNNKGEDTEFLIVTPRSRLVGKTLSLEQIHKVFPVSIIGVVPSGPIQSLETYTFRPGDEILVMGDEKEIERLAAFYRLERSKTLVRAFNPRLAASGLGGLFAAVALSQFMPAPQAFIIGTFIALLGGGRAVERLYQYVSWETLVYVGSFLAIGNAAAKIDLLKPITPLLNVQEYLFVIGLLFTNTLGLIPSAVLIGPYLTTKEALMTYVLATIPTLLPQAHPAIYIVYREYGLSLKNFLKISIPATAATALATATAIYLLF; translated from the coding sequence GTGGATATCGGGCTTCTCGCCACGCTTTCCGCCGTGGTTGCTACGGTGGCGCTGAGCTTTCGGTATAGGGCTGATATTGTCTCGTTTACTAGTCTCATGATTCTGGTGCTAGCCGGCGTGTACGAGGTGGGGGAGGCGCTTAGCTTTTTAATTAGCCCCGCCGTAATTGTGCTTTTTGGGTCTATGGTCCTCAGCGGGGTTATTGCCGACTCGGGATTGCTTGACAGGCTGGCGCGCTACGTCTCTATCAAGGCGCGGCACATAGCCGTCGCGTCGCTCCTCCTCTACTTCGTCGCCGGTGTGGCGTCGGGTTTTGTGTCAGACGTGGCCATAGTGCTCGCCATGGCTGTGCTCATAAGCGACGTGGCGAGACGCCTTGGGGCTCCGCCAGCGGCTTACGTGATGCCGCTCGCCTTTGCAGTAGCTCTGGGCGGCAGGCTCACCATGGTGGGAAACGCGGGCAATGTGATACTCCTAGATATTTACCAGTCAACTACGGGAGAGAGGCTGAGCATTTTTGCCTTCACGTTACCCGCTTTTTTGGCCCTTGCGATTTCTATACCTCTGCTGTTGCTGATATCGTTCTACGCCAGGAGGTTCGTCCCCCAGTTATCCACCGCCGTTAAATTCGTCGTGGCGCTGGCCGAAGTGGGGGAGGCGCTTGACGGAAAGAGTAGAAAAGAGGTGGAGAAAGCCTACAGAGTGAAGATACTGTCAAAAGACCGGTTTTTGCTAAAATACAGCGTCGTGTTGATAAAGATCACGGCTGGCGACATACCTTCTCTCATGGCGTCTAAAGATCTGCGGCTCACTCCGTTGGGCAACAACAAAGGAGAGGACACCGAGTTTTTAATAGTAACCCCTAGGTCTAGGCTTGTCGGCAAGACACTGTCCCTTGAACAGATCCACAAAGTCTTTCCCGTGTCGATAATCGGCGTAGTCCCCAGCGGGCCTATTCAGAGCCTTGAGACATACACGTTTAGGCCAGGAGACGAAATCTTGGTCATGGGCGACGAGAAGGAGATAGAGAGGCTCGCGGCGTTTTACCGCCTCGAGAGGTCAAAGACGTTGGTCAGGGCGTTTAACCCGAGACTCGCCGCCTCTGGCCTCGGCGGCCTCTTCGCCGCCGTTGCGCTAAGCCAGTTCATGCCGGCTCCTCAAGCATTTATAATAGGCACGTTCATAGCGCTTCTCGGCGGCGGGAGAGCTGTGGAGCGGCTTTATCAATACGTGTCGTGGGAAACTCTTGTATACGTCGGGTCCTTCCTCGCTATAGGAAACGCCGCGGCGAAGATTGACCTGCTGAAACCCATCACGCCTCTTTTAAACGTCCAGGAGTACCTCTTCGTCATAGGGCTCCTCTTCACCAACACCCTAGGCCTCATCCCGTCGGCCGTGCTGATAGGGCCCTACCTAACTACCAAAGAGGCGCTTATGACCTACGTCCTAGCCACAATCCCCACGCTACTGCCCCAGGCACATCCCGCGATATATATCGTGTATAGAGAGTACGGCCTCTCCCTCAAAAACTTCTTAAAAATCTCCATCCCAGCCACCGCCGCGACGGCTTTAGCCACGGCAACCGCGATCTACCTCCTCTTCTAG
- a CDS encoding restriction endonuclease, with protein MGVLDILTSLSSEEFEKYVADYVLPVLGLRVHNVVGGPYDRGCDIIAEDTRFGSRVCVQVKRYSPERKVTEKDVRNVLFGMEQHRCDRGLIVTTSDLNGPALSLARQYRIDYINGARLARMVEEQLIPLVMPKAVVAAVHQEEGSHEAVEREVRDDGVFIPLGVTNAVEVARAYLKSKGALHPQLGGVSALLKRLYVFKAKASYKLGRRRSEEAVISVDAEGEVYEGVPPLINTVNFYVEYETSREDYYSAREIAIRYITSRIVPEGAQDIKIQLKNHALAWVAALYAIRFKVGLVDVVVHVDKKGRVVKMERGRLTDDLVRGAYGGEVVRGDGYKVRLDQGNFVEELKLNEFGEVVARARAVKESYAVEVASKFFGIAGEDVRYKREGGAVKVDIFLNGHHHLAKVDENGEVVDYVVVPDAEIYEGFEKGYNIRMRALIVKTVEDGEEVVRVVTSEGVVDEKRAKRSLLRKIGSSLAGLVKKSEEYSIDTADPLNLI; from the coding sequence ATGGGCGTCCTGGATATCTTAACGTCTCTCAGCTCTGAAGAGTTTGAAAAATATGTAGCTGACTATGTGCTACCGGTCTTGGGCTTAAGAGTTCACAACGTTGTGGGTGGGCCGTACGACAGAGGTTGTGACATAATTGCTGAGGACACGCGGTTTGGGAGTAGGGTATGCGTCCAGGTTAAGAGGTACTCGCCGGAGAGGAAAGTGACGGAGAAAGATGTCAGAAACGTTTTGTTCGGCATGGAGCAACACCGCTGTGACCGCGGGCTCATTGTCACCACCTCTGATCTCAACGGACCTGCGCTGAGCTTAGCGAGGCAGTACCGGATAGACTACATAAACGGCGCGAGGCTTGCCAGGATGGTGGAGGAGCAGTTAATTCCCCTGGTGATGCCCAAGGCCGTGGTCGCAGCGGTGCATCAAGAAGAGGGGAGTCATGAGGCCGTGGAGAGGGAGGTGAGGGATGACGGGGTGTTTATCCCGCTGGGAGTCACCAACGCCGTGGAGGTTGCAAGGGCCTATCTGAAGTCCAAGGGGGCGCTACATCCTCAGCTCGGGGGCGTATCCGCACTTTTGAAAAGGCTCTACGTGTTTAAAGCCAAGGCGAGCTACAAGCTGGGGAGGAGGAGGTCGGAGGAGGCCGTAATTTCGGTGGACGCAGAGGGTGAGGTATACGAGGGCGTGCCGCCTCTGATCAATACGGTTAACTTCTATGTGGAGTACGAGACGAGCAGGGAGGACTACTACTCGGCCCGGGAAATCGCCATCCGCTATATCACAAGTAGAATAGTCCCGGAGGGGGCGCAAGATATCAAGATCCAGCTCAAGAACCACGCCCTTGCGTGGGTTGCGGCGCTGTACGCCATACGCTTTAAGGTGGGGCTCGTTGACGTGGTTGTACACGTCGATAAGAAGGGAAGAGTTGTGAAAATGGAGCGAGGCCGCCTTACCGATGACTTAGTGAGGGGAGCGTACGGCGGCGAGGTGGTGAGAGGCGATGGTTACAAGGTGAGGCTAGATCAGGGCAATTTCGTGGAGGAGCTAAAGCTCAACGAGTTTGGAGAGGTTGTGGCAAGGGCTCGGGCAGTCAAGGAGAGCTACGCCGTGGAGGTGGCATCTAAGTTTTTCGGCATTGCCGGGGAGGACGTGAGGTATAAACGCGAAGGCGGCGCGGTAAAAGTAGACATTTTTCTAAACGGCCACCACCACCTCGCCAAAGTGGACGAAAACGGCGAGGTGGTTGACTACGTGGTGGTGCCCGACGCAGAAATTTACGAAGGCTTCGAAAAGGGGTATAACATAAGGATGAGGGCGCTCATTGTGAAGACAGTGGAAGATGGCGAAGAAGTGGTGCGGGTTGTGACAAGCGAAGGCGTAGTTGACGAAAAAAGAGCGAAGAGGTCTCTTCTAAGGAAAATCGGGAGCAGTCTAGCGGGGCTTGTCAAGAAGTCGGAGGAGTACTCAATAGATACGGCTGACCCCCTCAACTTAATCTAG
- a CDS encoding carbon-nitrogen hydrolase family protein, whose protein sequence is MRVAVAQVRRFGTVAEAVRWLLATAQPADLLVLPEYWLGTRALSEADLRAVVEELSKVASAIGGYVVGGGIAVDFGGVVKNVCPVVGPGGLEALGEKIFPSNATGERIRVSGGSRLALFELGGWTVGCLICVDLLYPELARRLALEGADLIVNPASVTADRVELWRAVGLARAFENSLYVAAALGTGYRYADGRPAEGGSFIATPNGALVEYGRGEGIYAMELDKREIEHARSRRRYLEDAKAMPTVLVERRHLPRVSLI, encoded by the coding sequence GTGAGAGTAGCAGTGGCGCAGGTCAGGAGGTTCGGGACGGTGGCTGAGGCTGTGAGGTGGTTGCTGGCGACCGCCCAGCCGGCGGATCTCCTCGTACTGCCGGAGTACTGGCTTGGGACCAGAGCATTGAGCGAGGCAGATCTCCGCGCCGTCGTGGAAGAGCTGTCCAAAGTGGCCTCCGCTATCGGAGGCTACGTTGTGGGAGGCGGGATAGCAGTTGACTTCGGCGGCGTTGTGAAAAATGTCTGCCCCGTAGTCGGCCCCGGGGGGCTGGAGGCGTTGGGGGAGAAGATCTTCCCCTCAAACGCCACGGGGGAGCGGATCCGCGTCTCCGGAGGGAGCCGCTTAGCTCTTTTCGAGCTGGGGGGCTGGACTGTAGGCTGCCTCATCTGCGTCGACCTGCTCTACCCCGAGCTGGCGAGGAGGCTCGCGCTGGAGGGGGCCGACCTAATCGTGAACCCAGCCAGCGTAACCGCGGATAGAGTCGAGCTGTGGAGGGCAGTGGGGCTGGCGAGGGCCTTCGAGAACTCCCTATACGTCGCGGCGGCGCTAGGCACGGGCTACCGCTACGCCGACGGGAGGCCGGCGGAGGGGGGTTCGTTCATAGCCACGCCCAACGGCGCCCTAGTAGAGTACGGGCGGGGCGAGGGGATCTACGCCATGGAGCTGGACAAGAGGGAGATCGAACACGCCAGGTCGAGGCGGCGTTATTTGGAGGACGCCAAGGCCATGCCTACCGTCTTGGTAGAGCGGCGGCACTTACCCAGAGTAAGCCTAATATAA
- a CDS encoding type II toxin-antitoxin system VapC family toxin: MRVVVDASVVVKWAVPEPYSQEARKLRNDHLLGRVKAVAPPCLWLEVASALRKYVIRGVLPNDKALTAAELLYQTEVEIEEVDPRQVLATAVNQS, translated from the coding sequence GTGAGAGTCGTAGTTGACGCCTCTGTAGTAGTAAAATGGGCAGTCCCTGAGCCCTATTCACAGGAGGCAAGAAAACTACGCAACGACCACCTACTTGGCAGAGTAAAGGCCGTGGCGCCTCCATGTCTATGGCTCGAAGTGGCCAGCGCCCTACGTAAATACGTCATAAGAGGCGTATTGCCAAACGACAAGGCTTTGACCGCCGCAGAGCTACTATACCAAACTGAAGTGGAGATAGAAGAAGTAGACCCACGCCAGGTGTTAGCCACAGCAGTTAATCAAAGTTAA
- the tsaA gene encoding tRNA (N6-threonylcarbamoyladenosine(37)-N6)-methyltransferase TrmO, with protein MSCPICLRPIGVVEVGLPRFGRVDKYSFVSVIRVYDEYAEGLAGLDDYSHAFVLWYFHETRGVRLRLRPWGREDFPEVGIFATRFTQRPNPLALTIVKIVEVDPPRLRVMGLDAWSGSPVLDIKPYDHLDVVNEFRTPDWFEEFFKSLGGLPEWLGPSRR; from the coding sequence GTGTCGTGTCCCATTTGCCTAAGGCCGATAGGCGTAGTCGAGGTGGGGCTTCCCAGGTTCGGCAGGGTGGACAAGTACAGCTTCGTCTCTGTCATCAGGGTATACGACGAGTACGCCGAGGGGCTAGCCGGGCTTGATGACTACAGCCACGCCTTCGTGCTGTGGTACTTCCACGAGACGAGGGGGGTGAGGCTTAGGCTGAGGCCGTGGGGCCGGGAAGACTTCCCTGAGGTGGGCATATTCGCCACTAGGTTCACCCAGAGGCCGAACCCCCTGGCCCTAACCATTGTCAAGATCGTGGAGGTGGACCCGCCGAGGCTCCGGGTAATGGGCCTAGACGCGTGGAGCGGTAGCCCGGTGCTGGACATAAAGCCCTACGACCACCTAGACGTCGTTAACGAGTTCAGAACTCCCGACTGGTTCGAGGAGTTTTTCAAGTCGCTGGGAGGACTACCCGAGTGGCTAGGGCCCAGCAGAAGGTAG
- a CDS encoding winged helix-turn-helix domain-containing protein codes for MYVPAGVHEVYVGTWIPGFVHKVVVVVNGVADVTLLVRDFSIYARIAADTPVVVQFGVMYFPLLPLAVFIYLVLMREEVARKLAALCAPLYSRFTRPLDFLSNKRRKAIYEYIQQRGYSWPREIEKVFNMAYGEVQWHLALLERGGFIYSFRALRRRFYVDKSLEFRNALEKIYREQARRAPTEDEVAQAEDSLSARR; via the coding sequence ATGTATGTGCCGGCGGGCGTTCATGAGGTGTACGTCGGTACCTGGATCCCCGGCTTCGTCCACAAGGTGGTGGTCGTGGTGAACGGCGTGGCAGACGTGACGCTTTTAGTTAGAGATTTTTCAATATATGCGCGTATTGCCGCTGATACGCCTGTGGTGGTGCAGTTTGGCGTAATGTACTTCCCCCTGTTGCCTCTCGCAGTTTTTATATACCTAGTCTTAATGAGGGAAGAGGTTGCTAGGAAACTGGCGGCCCTCTGTGCGCCCCTCTACAGCAGGTTTACAAGGCCCCTCGACTTTCTCAGCAACAAGCGCCGAAAAGCTATCTACGAGTACATACAACAAAGGGGTTACAGCTGGCCACGCGAAATAGAAAAGGTTTTTAACATGGCCTACGGCGAGGTTCAGTGGCACCTCGCCCTACTTGAACGCGGTGGTTTTATTTACAGCTTCCGGGCTCTCAGAAGAAGATTCTACGTAGACAAGTCCCTGGAGTTCAGAAATGCCCTCGAAAAGATATACCGAGAGCAAGCCCGGAGGGCGCCGACAGAGGATGAAGTAGCACAAGCCGAAGACAGCCTATCAGCAAGACGGTAG
- a CDS encoding PaRep2b protein: MTLPPVTTPLKEIEAGPNAVEVAGVEMSVAKKERAGSKWLEISYRPGLFRAEVISRRSIC, encoded by the coding sequence ATGACCCTTCCTCCCGTCACCACGCCCCTTAAGGAGATAGAAGCCGGCCCCAACGCCGTTGAGGTGGCCGGCGTAGAGATGAGCGTGGCGAAGAAGGAGAGGGCCGGCTCAAAGTGGCTGGAAATCAGCTACCGGCCGGGGCTCTTTAGGGCTGAGGTTATCTCCCGCCGCTCTATTTGCTGA
- a CDS encoding RidA family protein has translation MKEVVYTEAAPKPIGPYSQAVKVGNMLFVAGQIPVDPKTGEVVRGDIKEQTRRVLENIKAVVEAAGFTMNDVVMAFVFLADMNHFPAFNEVYAQYFPEKPPARVTVQAARLPRDVLIEIAVIAARG, from the coding sequence ATGAAAGAGGTTGTGTACACAGAGGCGGCGCCTAAGCCTATTGGGCCCTACTCACAGGCAGTCAAGGTGGGCAACATGCTCTTCGTCGCTGGGCAGATCCCCGTCGACCCCAAGACGGGCGAGGTTGTGAGGGGCGACATAAAGGAGCAGACGAGGCGTGTGCTCGAAAACATTAAGGCGGTTGTGGAGGCGGCGGGCTTTACCATGAACGACGTGGTCATGGCCTTTGTCTTCCTCGCCGACATGAACCACTTCCCGGCCTTCAACGAGGTGTATGCGCAGTACTTCCCCGAGAAGCCGCCTGCTAGGGTGACGGTGCAGGCGGCGAGGTTGCCGAGAGATGTTTTAATAGAAATTGCCGTGATAGCGGCTAGGGGTTGA